In the genome of Phycisphaerae bacterium, one region contains:
- a CDS encoding S1/P1 nuclease — protein MTRKTRIVGVAGILIGIAIVPSFGWGHIGHMVIAEIAWQHLNNQAKTAIRDILGSETLFYAATWPDRVRSLEEYDWIKPYHYVNVPKKQASYQHDQHCSEGDCVVGGIMANAKVLRDPNASKGEKKQAIRLLAHFVGDLHQPLHAGYKEDRGGNGIAVRFFGRQYINEAKGWLVNLHNVWDDLIIERRMQLLGDLAWEDYAQALSGEISDGQQQTWTTPTTNSIFAWTDTSYQLARVHAYRDAASSGAASPSTRVRENDDLREAYYDQALPIVERRLKEGGIRLAAVLNAIFSNQDPLPFGLETQSPAGMLPPTAAVADTIRIATFNIQVFGKTKAGKPQIMNVLTEIIRAYDLVAVQEIKDAQGQVPQKFLDSINGDGSQYAMIVSPRTGLQDDDGDSQEQYGFYYNSTTIEPVGSPRLFNDSAADSFQREPFMARFRAKSGNLSVVLISIHTAPEQAVAEIEALHDVVEWAQMAYPDEDDFVVLGDFNASCNYASVAHLNPLAIRGDDYRWVVPDDADTNIAAAPCAYDRIVVTQGAFGDLTGNWGVDRAFTDKKVSDHWPVWVEFFVGRDQH, from the coding sequence ATGACTAGAAAAACACGAATTGTAGGCGTAGCGGGAATCCTCATTGGAATTGCCATTGTCCCAAGTTTCGGGTGGGGGCACATTGGACACATGGTGATCGCCGAAATCGCTTGGCAACATCTCAACAACCAGGCCAAGACCGCCATTCGGGATATCCTGGGCTCCGAAACGCTGTTCTACGCCGCCACCTGGCCCGATCGTGTACGAAGCCTGGAGGAATACGACTGGATCAAGCCCTATCACTACGTCAACGTCCCCAAAAAACAGGCATCCTACCAGCACGATCAACATTGTTCGGAAGGGGACTGCGTCGTGGGCGGGATCATGGCGAATGCCAAGGTCCTTCGCGATCCCAACGCCAGCAAAGGCGAAAAGAAACAAGCGATACGATTGTTGGCCCATTTTGTTGGCGACCTCCACCAGCCCTTGCATGCCGGCTACAAGGAGGACCGGGGCGGAAACGGCATCGCCGTTCGCTTCTTTGGACGCCAGTACATCAATGAGGCCAAGGGGTGGCTGGTCAATCTTCACAACGTTTGGGATGACCTCATCATTGAGCGGCGGATGCAGCTCCTCGGCGACTTGGCGTGGGAAGACTACGCCCAGGCGCTAAGTGGTGAAATCAGCGATGGCCAACAGCAGACTTGGACTACGCCTACGACGAACTCGATCTTTGCATGGACCGATACCTCCTATCAACTCGCCCGCGTGCATGCCTATCGTGATGCCGCATCGAGTGGTGCAGCCTCTCCCAGCACCCGCGTGCGGGAGAACGATGATCTGCGCGAAGCCTATTACGACCAAGCTCTACCCATCGTGGAGCGCCGCCTGAAGGAGGGCGGCATCCGCTTAGCGGCAGTCCTAAATGCCATCTTCTCCAATCAAGACCCGCTGCCTTTTGGCCTTGAGACCCAAAGCCCTGCGGGGATGCTCCCGCCCACCGCGGCCGTGGCCGACACGATTCGCATTGCGACGTTCAATATCCAGGTCTTTGGCAAGACCAAGGCGGGCAAGCCCCAAATCATGAATGTGTTGACCGAGATTATCCGCGCCTACGACCTCGTCGCCGTACAAGAAATCAAGGATGCTCAGGGCCAAGTCCCCCAGAAATTCCTTGACAGCATCAACGGGGATGGGTCTCAGTACGCCATGATCGTAAGCCCGCGGACCGGCCTTCAAGATGATGACGGGGATTCTCAGGAGCAGTATGGGTTTTACTACAACTCGACCACGATCGAGCCTGTGGGATCTCCAAGACTTTTCAACGATTCGGCGGCAGACTCCTTTCAACGCGAGCCCTTTATGGCCCGGTTCCGTGCGAAATCCGGCAATCTCAGCGTTGTCCTAATCAGTATTCACACCGCCCCTGAGCAGGCCGTCGCGGAGATTGAGGCACTCCACGATGTTGTGGAATGGGCGCAAATGGCCTATCCCGATGAAGATGATTTCGTGGTTTTGGGGGATTTCAACGCCTCCTGCAATTATGCCAGCGTCGCCCACCTAAATCCGCTCGCCATCCGGGGCGACGATTACCGGTGGGTCGTGCCGGACGATGCGGATACTAACATCGCGGCCGCCCCTTGCGCCTATGACCGAATCGTGGTCACCCAAGGTGCGTTTGGCGACCTCACGGGAAACTGGGGCGTCGATCGTGCTTTTACGGATAAGAAAGTGTCGGACCACTGGCCGGTGTGGGTCGAGTTCTTTGTGGGCCGGGATCAACACTGA
- a CDS encoding CHASE2 domain-containing protein, whose amino-acid sequence MAADPKPPPRTPDDQSPMLPLKERLSRYRDRMLELIILGLPIALLQTIWKATADHFTSQPWQVIWILVPLGIVAIIAARSSFGRKEWLLDRKLLTFLSVYVVMFSCAAYSDLLVWNRKVTLFGQPVDRNWLAPAWTGDWRYKIVPRKPLDPDDLVVVTRSFSKERSVLDARRQLANLIKWAEENGAKGIAFDVFFRQISGFDSVLCETVRKSKLDIVVGIEIVEEGRRHFPGSMPNDLDDCFTANQRGHLVGLRDADGVVRLMPLFFDDENLEALSLRVAKIRGKTLELPDDKRLRFIAPAGSLAADKQGAIPVVTYQELEANPSSRSLLKNAFLMFGEDSPGDIFVTPFGNKPGVVAHAYAVHSLRTGHYFRRTSWWSALAVIAVACYLVALWAARGIPAKQFLFRVACISVLVILTSAVSAMLWLVWLEVVYVLAAIWFLAIVLLVCRVCVGKRLIPNSTRRSIDQSHD is encoded by the coding sequence ATGGCTGCAGACCCCAAACCTCCGCCGCGCACCCCGGACGACCAGAGCCCCATGTTGCCGCTTAAGGAACGGCTTTCCAGGTATCGTGATCGCATGCTCGAACTCATCATTTTGGGGCTTCCTATCGCCCTGCTACAGACCATTTGGAAAGCGACTGCCGACCATTTTACTTCCCAACCATGGCAAGTCATATGGATCCTCGTGCCGCTTGGCATCGTCGCAATAATCGCGGCTCGTTCTTCCTTTGGCCGGAAGGAGTGGCTTCTCGATCGCAAGCTTTTGACCTTCCTTTCGGTTTACGTGGTGATGTTTTCTTGTGCGGCCTATTCCGACCTGCTCGTCTGGAACCGAAAGGTCACTCTGTTTGGCCAGCCCGTCGACCGGAATTGGCTCGCACCCGCCTGGACGGGAGACTGGCGATACAAGATTGTCCCACGGAAGCCGCTCGATCCCGATGACCTCGTTGTCGTCACGCGATCGTTCTCCAAGGAACGCTCGGTCCTGGACGCTCGTCGGCAATTGGCGAATCTGATCAAATGGGCCGAGGAGAACGGGGCGAAGGGAATTGCTTTTGATGTTTTTTTCCGGCAAATAAGCGGGTTTGATTCAGTCCTGTGCGAAACGGTCCGGAAATCCAAGCTGGACATCGTCGTGGGGATTGAAATCGTTGAGGAAGGGCGTCGCCACTTCCCGGGATCGATGCCCAACGATCTCGACGATTGCTTCACCGCCAACCAGCGCGGTCATTTGGTGGGGCTCAGGGATGCCGATGGCGTAGTCCGGCTGATGCCGCTTTTTTTTGATGACGAGAATCTGGAGGCCTTAAGCCTGCGTGTCGCAAAGATACGCGGAAAAACCCTCGAATTGCCTGACGACAAACGACTGAGATTCATCGCCCCGGCGGGCTCACTTGCCGCCGACAAACAAGGGGCCATCCCAGTCGTCACCTATCAAGAGCTGGAAGCGAATCCGTCCAGCCGAAGTTTACTCAAAAACGCGTTCCTTATGTTCGGTGAAGACTCACCCGGAGATATCTTTGTTACGCCCTTTGGCAATAAACCGGGTGTTGTCGCGCATGCATACGCCGTCCATTCGCTGCGCACGGGGCATTACTTTCGACGGACTTCATGGTGGTCGGCGCTCGCCGTGATCGCAGTCGCCTGTTATCTGGTTGCCCTTTGGGCGGCCCGCGGGATACCGGCCAAGCAATTTCTTTTCCGCGTGGCGTGCATTTCTGTCTTGGTCATCCTGACATCAGCTGTGTCCGCAATGCTCTGGCTTGTTTGGCTGGAGGTGGTCTACGTTCTCGCAGCCATCTGGTTTCTTGCAATTGTGCTATTGGTTTGTCGAGTATGCGTCGGAAAAAGACTAATTCCTAATTCAACCAGGAGATCAATTGATCAATCCCATGACTAG